Proteins found in one Arachis stenosperma cultivar V10309 chromosome 8, arast.V10309.gnm1.PFL2, whole genome shotgun sequence genomic segment:
- the LOC130946308 gene encoding zinc finger CCCH domain-containing protein 2-like, translating into MSICSDQQHHHKFYPSQQLLSPKKSLRDIDVPPRKLLTRRAAAVDAGEIFSDDTLFQKFLPCNNPADDSGSDGDDPYSSDHFRMYEFKVRRCTRSRSHDWTDCPFAHPGEKARRRDPRRYHYSGTVCPEYRRGACSRGDGCEFAHGVFECWLHPARYRTEACKDGKNCKRKVCFFAHTPKQLRILPVTMSTSNDISPCKKNKLFLNPSSGSSSNNSCCLFCHHCAGGGGGGGGAAVNSPTSTLLGMSRFSPPLSPSSSATSPPVSPISRLSRYGACRGGGGGGASNLSYKDVVNELMSSLEGLSFSDALNYSDVSGVSAAKVATNMPWVDVPLSCEDQQEFIFSPSSPMMMTPTRNCDDDGKFSRFFIGNENRVVAHKSNSDANISNDINGANNCPAPDLGWVNDLLM; encoded by the coding sequence ATGAGTATCTGTTCCGATCAGCAGCACCATCACAAGTTTTACCCTTCTCAACAACTCCTTTCTCCTAAGAAGTCCCTCAGAGATATTGACGTTCCACCAAGGAAGCTCCTCACCCGTCGAGCCGCCGCCGTCGACGCCGGTGAAATTTTCTCCGACGACACGCTTTTTCAGAAATTCCTCCCTTGCAACAACCCTGCTGACGATTCTGGCTCTGACGGCGACGACCCTTACTCGTCCGACCACTTCCGGATGTATGAGTTCAAGGTCCGCCGTTGCACTCGCAGCCGGAGCCATGACTGGACTGACTGCCCTTTCGCCCACCCCGGCGAAAAGGCCCGCCGTCGCGACCCGCGTCGGTATCACTACTCTGGAACGGTCTGTCCGGAATACCGGCGCGGCGCGTGCAGCCGTGGTGACGGCTGCGAGTTTGCACACGGTGTCTTTGAATGCTGGCTCCACCCTGCAAGGTACAGAACCGAAGCATGCAAAGATGGAAAGAACTGCAAGAGGAAAGTCTGCTTTTTCGCGCACACTCCGAAACAACTGAGGATCCTTCCGGTTACAATGAGTACTTCGAATGACATCTCTCCATGCAAGAAGAACAAGCTTTTCCTGAACCCTTCGTCAGGTTCTTCTAGTAACAATAGCTGCTGTTTGTTCTGTCACCACTGTGccggtggtggtggtggtggtggtggtgctgcTGTTAATTCTCCAACTTCAACGCTTTTAGGCATGTCCCGTTTTTCGCCGCCGCTCTCACCATCGTCCTCCGCCACGTCTCCGCCGGTTTCTCCGATTAGTAGGCTGTCCCGCTACGGTGCGTGTCGTGGTGGCGGTGGTGGTGGTGCCAGTAACTTGAGTTACAAGGACGTGGTTAATGAATTGATGAGTTCTTTGGAGGGTTTGAGTTTTAGCGACGCTTTGAATTATAGCGACGTTTCAGGTGTTTCTGCTGCAAAAGTAGCAACTAACATGCCGTGGGTTGATGTTCCTCTTAGTTGTGAGGATCAGCAAGAGTTTATTTTTTCTCCGTCTTCTCCAATGATGATGACCCCAACAAGAAACTGTGATGATGATGGGAAATTTTCGAGGTTTTTTATTGGCAACGAAAACAGGGTGGTTGCTCATAAATCTAATTCCGATGCTAATAtttctaatgatattaatgGTGCGAATAATTGCCCAGCTCCTGATCTCGGATGGGTGAATGATCTTCTGATGTAG